One genomic segment of Desulfocapsa sulfexigens DSM 10523 includes these proteins:
- a CDS encoding YfgM family protein, which yields MSERSAFDQNHVAENAYVEPSGVLDQLNLPPGFVKFVRNNKRILQISGTLIVIVVVVGSLYQSYRTGRLEDSASNLSLSMNAEGADRIKALEHVVDNYSGTPSALWASVELGHMAMKDKAYSKAKQYYSEVRDDISTSNPMYGLLSFAIAQAEEADKLYSQASASYSALKAIDGYKDEGFMGMARVLEAEGKNKEALAVYEEYLGTFLGEEQNSQLTRMIQQKITRLSAQE from the coding sequence ATGAGTGAAAGAAGTGCATTTGATCAGAATCATGTGGCAGAAAATGCCTATGTTGAACCGAGCGGTGTGCTGGATCAACTCAATCTTCCACCAGGTTTTGTGAAATTTGTTAGGAATAATAAACGAATACTGCAAATTAGCGGCACTTTGATAGTAATTGTCGTGGTTGTTGGATCTCTTTATCAGAGTTACCGAACTGGACGTCTTGAAGATAGTGCAAGCAATCTTTCCCTATCCATGAATGCGGAAGGCGCAGATAGGATTAAGGCTCTTGAACATGTTGTTGATAATTATTCAGGAACACCCTCGGCTCTGTGGGCAAGTGTAGAACTTGGTCATATGGCCATGAAGGATAAAGCCTATTCCAAAGCCAAACAGTATTACTCCGAGGTTCGTGATGACATTTCAACCTCAAATCCAATGTATGGGCTGCTAAGTTTTGCAATAGCCCAGGCCGAAGAGGCAGACAAATTGTATAGTCAGGCTTCGGCATCTTATTCGGCTCTGAAAGCAATTGATGGCTATAAGGATGAGGGGTTCATGGGGATGGCCCGGGTACTCGAGGCTGAAGGAAAAAACAAGGAAGCTCTGGCGGTTTATGAGGAATATCTCGGGACCTTTCTCGGTGAGGAGCAGAACTCTCAGCTCACCAGAATGATTCAGCAAAAGATTACCCGTCTCAGCGCTCAGGAATGA
- the panC gene encoding pantoate--beta-alanine ligase, which translates to MKVVTSPEEIQILAQQYRSQGLLIGLVPTMGWFHEGHLSLMRRARQSVDRVIVSLFINPMQFGPGEDLDNYPYDLKRDCRLAEEVGVDIIFAPDKGSMYPEGFATTVSVSGLTSSLCGASRPGHFDGVTTVVAKLFNLTLPHLAVFGEKDFQQLAVIRRMVADLDFPIDIIGHPIVREKNGLAMSSRNTYLQKDEIPAALSLSLSITAVKNAIKNNSGQTITPADLKDIACQIVTEHPECEIDYIEIVDKTTLQVCTHLSEQSLLVMAVKINKRIRLIDNSLLMES; encoded by the coding sequence ATGAAGGTAGTAACCAGTCCTGAAGAGATCCAGATACTTGCCCAGCAATATCGATCTCAGGGGTTACTGATCGGGCTTGTACCAACCATGGGTTGGTTTCATGAAGGGCATCTTTCGCTTATGCGAAGAGCCAGGCAGTCCGTCGACCGCGTAATAGTCAGCCTTTTTATAAATCCCATGCAGTTTGGGCCAGGTGAGGATCTGGATAACTATCCCTATGACCTAAAAAGAGACTGTAGACTGGCTGAAGAAGTAGGAGTTGATATTATTTTTGCCCCGGACAAGGGCAGTATGTATCCGGAGGGTTTTGCCACTACCGTTTCTGTCAGTGGGTTAACATCTTCCCTTTGCGGAGCAAGCAGGCCTGGGCATTTTGACGGAGTAACCACCGTTGTAGCAAAACTTTTCAACCTGACACTGCCACACCTTGCCGTTTTTGGGGAAAAAGATTTTCAACAACTGGCGGTGATACGGCGGATGGTTGCAGATCTCGATTTTCCGATAGATATTATTGGTCATCCAATAGTTCGCGAAAAAAATGGCCTGGCCATGAGTTCGCGCAACACGTACCTTCAAAAAGATGAAATCCCAGCGGCACTTTCCCTTTCTTTGAGCATTACTGCTGTTAAAAATGCCATTAAAAACAACAGCGGGCAAACAATAACACCTGCTGACCTTAAGGATATAGCCTGTCAGATAGTAACAGAACATCCTGAATGCGAAATTGATTATATAGAAATAGTTGATAAAACGACACTACAGGTTTGCACTCACTTGAGTGAACAGTCCTTGCTGGTTATGGCGGTAAAGATTAATAAGCGGATACGATTAATAGATAATTCTCTATTAATGGAATCATAA
- a CDS encoding carboxypeptidase-like regulatory domain-containing protein: MTHIGPYEGKIVDAETGKPIEGALIYSYISTESPSVAGTVSHYAGYTQTFSDQNGCFKISKLLFAFRPLAIWGDEHFIISKPEYISSAYTSHGNNIEESKENIIRLKKFKKEPYLKSKIYEPYIPYSITYEEQKYLGVINDINRMYKLLSPSKLTIEEYYNVLSQTKNKGNVESKKYSHYELELWKDFGVALQVYEQEWKKRSFTQEKPGETLGIESQILK, encoded by the coding sequence GTGACACATATTGGGCCGTATGAAGGAAAAATTGTAGATGCAGAAACTGGTAAGCCTATTGAGGGAGCTTTGATTTATTCTTACATATCCACAGAATCTCCTAGTGTAGCAGGAACGGTGTCACACTATGCTGGTTACACACAAACTTTTTCAGACCAAAATGGCTGTTTTAAAATAAGCAAGTTACTTTTCGCGTTTAGGCCACTAGCAATATGGGGTGATGAACATTTTATAATATCAAAACCTGAATACATATCATCAGCATATACTTCACATGGTAACAACATTGAAGAATCTAAAGAGAATATTATTAGGTTAAAAAAATTTAAAAAAGAACCATATTTGAAATCAAAAATTTATGAACCATATATACCTTACAGTATAACATATGAAGAACAAAAATACTTGGGAGTGATAAATGATATAAACAGAATGTATAAACTTCTTTCTCCATCCAAATTAACCATAGAAGAATATTACAATGTATTAAGTCAAACTAAAAACAAGGGCAATGTCGAATCAAAAAAATATTCCCATTATGAACTTGAACTGTGGAAAGACTTTGGGGTAGCGTTACAAGTATATGAGCAAGAGTGGAAGAAAAGATCATTTACTCAAGAAAAACCAGGAGAGACTTTAGGAATTGAGTCACAAATCCTTAAATAA
- a CDS encoding integron integrase produces MLKQAEDAIHLLWKMKNSEEVIGQQKKPPEKSHNFYDIEAQVAKDNRVKQTAIATRKMKEVLPETEKSAEKHKGVDWRQVYSELESSIRMRHYSLRTLKSYVGYTRQFQTFVKSKDPKFVEVEDVKAFLSFMATEKKVSASSQNLAFNALLYLFRNVFKSDFGKIDGVVRAKHKPYIPVVLSREEIDIVLSYMSNPYKLMIELMYGCGLRISECISFRVHNFNFDMGILTIHDGKGKKDRTVPIPDKLKGRLKEQLTFVGSVHDADLKVGYDGVFLPDRLEKKYKNAPREFIWQWFFPAKELTHILKNGENRRYHIHETSLQKALRRAVKKAKIPKRITSHTFRHSFASHLLQANYDIRTIQELMGHSDVRTTMIYTHTVKSTTKKEAKSPLDF; encoded by the coding sequence ATGTTGAAGCAAGCAGAAGACGCCATCCATTTGCTATGGAAGATGAAAAATTCAGAAGAAGTAATAGGGCAACAAAAGAAACCACCAGAAAAGAGTCATAATTTTTATGATATCGAGGCTCAGGTTGCCAAAGATAACCGCGTAAAACAGACTGCTATCGCTACCAGAAAAATGAAAGAGGTACTCCCTGAAACGGAAAAAAGTGCTGAAAAACACAAGGGAGTAGACTGGCGGCAGGTATACTCGGAGCTCGAAAGCTCGATCAGGATGAGACATTACTCACTAAGGACATTGAAATCTTATGTTGGGTATACAAGGCAATTCCAGACTTTTGTAAAAAGCAAAGATCCCAAATTCGTTGAGGTGGAAGATGTTAAAGCGTTCTTATCGTTTATGGCGACAGAAAAGAAAGTTTCTGCATCGAGTCAAAATTTAGCATTCAATGCTTTGCTTTATTTGTTTCGAAATGTCTTCAAGTCCGACTTTGGGAAAATTGACGGTGTGGTTCGGGCTAAACACAAGCCGTATATCCCTGTTGTTTTATCCCGGGAAGAAATCGATATAGTACTTTCTTATATGAGTAATCCTTACAAATTAATGATCGAGCTCATGTATGGATGCGGACTGCGAATCTCTGAATGTATTTCTTTTCGGGTCCACAATTTTAATTTTGATATGGGAATATTGACTATACATGACGGGAAAGGTAAAAAGGATCGCACTGTGCCTATTCCGGATAAACTGAAAGGGAGGCTCAAAGAACAGTTGACTTTTGTTGGCAGTGTTCATGATGCAGATCTTAAAGTAGGCTATGATGGCGTCTTTCTGCCCGACAGACTTGAGAAAAAATATAAGAATGCTCCGAGGGAATTTATCTGGCAGTGGTTTTTTCCGGCCAAAGAATTAACACACATCCTCAAAAATGGTGAAAACCGGCGCTATCATATCCATGAGACATCATTGCAAAAGGCCCTGAGAAGAGCTGTGAAAAAGGCAAAAATACCCAAAAGAATTACTTCACACACGTTTCGTCATTCCTTTGCCAGCCATCTTCTGCAGGCCAATTATGATATCCGAACAATACAGGAACTGATGGGACATTCGGATGTAAGGACAACCATGATTTACACTCATACGGTGAAGAGTACGACGAAAAAGGAAGCAAAGAGCCCACTTGATTTTTAA
- a CDS encoding cell wall hydrolase: MTFLEGLLWLTLNVYHEARSEPEIGQVAVAHVTLNRAIRRDLSIKKVVKQPYQFSWTNQKSSYIPEDPKAFFQCMKSVYIALNSTDFTAGATYYHLDNIEPYWASKYTFVEQYGNHKFYKK; this comes from the coding sequence ATGACATTTCTTGAAGGGTTACTCTGGCTGACTTTAAATGTGTACCATGAAGCCCGTTCAGAGCCGGAAATCGGCCAGGTGGCAGTGGCACATGTCACCCTTAACCGGGCAATCAGAAGAGACCTCAGTATTAAAAAGGTTGTTAAACAGCCCTATCAGTTCAGCTGGACCAATCAGAAAAGTTCTTATATTCCAGAAGACCCGAAGGCCTTTTTTCAGTGCATGAAGTCAGTCTACATTGCCCTGAACTCTACTGATTTCACAGCCGGTGCCACCTACTATCATCTCGATAACATTGAACCATACTGGGCTTCAAAGTATACATTCGTGGAACAGTACGGCAATCATAAGTTTTACAAGAAATAA
- a CDS encoding type II toxin-antitoxin system VapC family toxin codes for MYLLDTNTLIYFFKGLGNVAENLLSKSPKDISIPSIALYELEVGIAKSNSPKKRKKQLESLISRITVLPFASKEAEVAAVIRAELENIGTPIGPYDTFIAGIALSSNATLVTHNTKEFNRVEGLSLEDWF; via the coding sequence TTGTATCTCCTTGACACAAACACACTTATTTATTTCTTCAAAGGTCTGGGTAATGTGGCAGAGAACCTACTGTCTAAATCCCCAAAAGATATTTCCATACCTTCAATTGCTCTTTATGAACTTGAGGTGGGGATAGCAAAATCAAACAGCCCGAAAAAAAGAAAGAAACAACTAGAATCGCTAATCTCACGCATCACCGTATTACCCTTTGCTTCAAAAGAGGCCGAAGTTGCCGCAGTGATCAGAGCAGAACTTGAAAATATAGGCACACCAATAGGCCCCTATGACACTTTCATCGCAGGAATTGCCTTGAGTTCAAACGCTACACTAGTCACACACAACACAAAAGAATTCAATAGAGTTGAAGGCTTGAGCCTTGAAGACTGGTTCTAA
- a CDS encoding YceK/YidQ family lipoprotein: MNRLLALTLILATITLTSGCSTILERVTYSEENRGQLNYYPATQFDIFTIKSGGGLYCSPGPGTLIVVPLSIIDLPISLVTDTIMLPADIARKNKIDKQKQNEATHKEQGSVPK, translated from the coding sequence ATGAACAGACTACTTGCCTTAACCCTTATACTTGCCACAATAACATTAACAAGTGGCTGCAGCACGATACTAGAGCGGGTTACCTACTCAGAAGAGAATCGAGGACAACTCAATTATTATCCGGCTACACAATTTGACATTTTCACAATTAAAAGTGGAGGCGGACTCTATTGCAGTCCTGGTCCGGGAACATTGATTGTCGTCCCTCTTTCAATTATCGATTTGCCTATCTCATTAGTCACAGACACAATTATGCTTCCTGCCGACATAGCAAGGAAAAACAAAATAGATAAACAAAAACAAAACGAAGCAACCCACAAAGAGCAAGGCTCGGTGCCTAAATAA
- the istB gene encoding IS21-like element helper ATPase IstB, with translation MLLHPTLEKLTTLRFTGMAAALQEQMDMDTADNLGFEERLGLLLDREQAVRETRKLQTRLRKAKLRQDGSIEDVDFRHPRGLDRSLVTRLADCNWIKEHTNLLITGPTGVGKSYLACALAQKACREGYSALYLRLSKLFEDLALAKGDGRYLKLLTVYSKTDLLVLDDYGLATLNQEQRHDLLEILEDRHGLKSTLVTSQLPVEHWHERIGDPTLADAILDRLVHAAHKIKLKGESMRKKKARLT, from the coding sequence ATGCTTCTGCATCCAACACTTGAAAAACTCACAACTCTTCGATTCACCGGCATGGCCGCAGCACTCCAGGAACAGATGGACATGGACACTGCAGATAACCTGGGTTTCGAAGAACGCCTCGGTCTGTTACTTGACCGCGAGCAGGCGGTCAGGGAAACCAGAAAACTTCAGACCAGACTCAGAAAGGCAAAGCTGCGGCAGGATGGCTCAATCGAGGATGTAGACTTCCGTCATCCGCGTGGTCTGGATAGGTCACTGGTAACCAGGCTGGCTGACTGCAACTGGATAAAGGAACATACCAATCTGCTTATTACCGGCCCCACTGGAGTCGGCAAATCCTATCTTGCCTGTGCCTTGGCCCAAAAGGCATGCAGAGAAGGCTATAGTGCTCTCTATCTCCGTCTGAGTAAACTCTTTGAAGATCTGGCTCTTGCCAAGGGGGATGGCCGTTATCTGAAGTTACTGACTGTCTATTCAAAAACAGATCTATTGGTACTTGATGACTATGGACTGGCCACACTCAACCAGGAGCAACGCCATGATTTACTAGAAATACTGGAAGACAGACACGGCCTCAAATCTACCTTGGTAACCAGTCAATTACCGGTAGAGCACTGGCATGAGCGGATCGGAGATCCGACTTTAGCCGACGCCATTCTTGACCGTCTGGTACATGCCGCTCACAAAATCAAACTGAAAGGAGAATCTATGAGAAAAAAGAAAGCACGCTTGACGTGA
- a CDS encoding GNAT family N-acetyltransferase, producing MNEPDIQIEIASKNDANEILEIQKSAFLGQAAIYNNYELPPLTQSLESIENEFGEKTFLKVVINGQIIGAVRFKQKEGIVTIDRIVVKPEYQNKGIGTLLLKQIEKIATNPKSYQLFTGNKSSRNIHLYEKSGYKVIKKETTNQGIELLKMEKLP from the coding sequence ATGAATGAGCCTGATATTCAAATTGAAATAGCATCTAAAAATGATGCTAATGAAATTTTGGAAATCCAAAAATCAGCCTTTCTAGGCCAAGCAGCCATTTATAACAACTATGAACTGCCACCGCTTACACAAAGCCTGGAGTCAATTGAAAATGAATTCGGTGAAAAAACCTTTTTGAAAGTTGTAATCAATGGGCAAATCATTGGGGCAGTCAGATTTAAGCAAAAAGAAGGCATCGTAACTATCGATCGAATCGTAGTTAAACCAGAGTATCAAAATAAAGGCATTGGAACATTATTGCTTAAACAAATTGAAAAAATAGCTACAAATCCAAAGTCTTATCAATTGTTCACGGGCAACAAAAGCTCCAGAAATATTCATCTATACGAAAAATCAGGTTATAAAGTTATAAAAAAAGAAACTACTAACCAGGGTATCGAACTACTAAAAATGGAAAAATTGCCCTAA
- a CDS encoding ribbon-helix-helix domain-containing protein: MQQEKAERITITLPRDMLSSIKQKVSSGSYGSTSELIREAMRLWQKKEEEHEIRLALIRNRLEKSKNNGEPVPIEEAFSRIEELHKRKLKGEIDG, translated from the coding sequence ATGCAACAAGAAAAAGCGGAACGAATTACAATTACTCTACCCCGGGATATGCTTTCCTCAATCAAGCAAAAAGTGAGCTCTGGCTCCTATGGCTCTACCAGCGAGTTGATAAGAGAAGCGATGAGGCTTTGGCAAAAAAAAGAAGAAGAGCATGAAATACGTCTGGCCCTCATACGTAACCGTTTGGAGAAATCCAAGAATAATGGTGAACCAGTACCCATTGAAGAAGCATTTAGCAGAATTGAGGAGTTACACAAACGAAAACTGAAAGGGGAAATTGATGGATAA
- a CDS encoding DegT/DnrJ/EryC1/StrS family aminotransferase yields MPGFEVFGDEEKRQISDVLDTGVLFRYEFGEQRKNVYKVLEFEKNFASYCGAGFAQAVTSGTAALKVALAALGVGPGDEVITQGFTFVATWEAILDIGAIPVFTEIDETLNMDPEDLKTKINDKTRCIIPVHMLGAMARIEEIVAIASKHNIPVLEDTAQAAGGTIKGQHLGTFGNCGTFSFDSVKTMTTGEGGMIITNDEEMWRTMSEYHDHGHDHVVNPGGRGGEGRRFVGFNYRMMELQGAMGIAQLAKLDSMIAAQKNHKAKLRQAASAIPGVQFRSLVDEEGDTATFFAFIMESSEQCQRINAILKESGVGAINFSENSWHFYPSWEHLMKGSTITASGWPFAEPGGKRRVVYDPNLLPQSADIMSRTLVYPVSVKMSDEQLKKMCDALGRAATA; encoded by the coding sequence ATGCCCGGTTTTGAAGTCTTTGGAGATGAGGAAAAAAGGCAGATCAGTGACGTTCTGGACACTGGTGTCCTTTTTAGATATGAGTTTGGTGAACAGCGCAAGAATGTTTATAAGGTCCTAGAATTTGAGAAGAATTTCGCAAGCTACTGCGGTGCAGGTTTTGCTCAGGCAGTGACTTCTGGAACGGCTGCATTAAAGGTTGCGCTTGCTGCACTTGGAGTGGGCCCTGGAGATGAGGTCATTACCCAGGGATTCACCTTTGTAGCCACCTGGGAGGCAATTCTTGATATTGGTGCTATTCCGGTTTTCACTGAAATTGATGAAACCTTAAATATGGACCCCGAAGATCTGAAAACAAAGATCAATGACAAAACTCGCTGTATCATCCCGGTGCACATGCTTGGAGCAATGGCCCGTATTGAAGAAATTGTTGCAATTGCCAGCAAACATAATATTCCGGTGCTTGAGGATACTGCCCAGGCGGCAGGTGGCACAATTAAAGGTCAGCATCTCGGTACCTTTGGAAACTGCGGGACATTTTCATTTGATTCGGTGAAAACCATGACCACCGGAGAAGGTGGAATGATCATTACCAATGATGAAGAAATGTGGCGAACCATGTCTGAATACCATGATCATGGTCACGATCATGTGGTTAATCCAGGGGGACGTGGCGGGGAAGGGCGCAGGTTTGTAGGATTTAACTATCGAATGATGGAACTGCAGGGTGCTATGGGGATTGCCCAGTTGGCTAAACTTGATTCCATGATTGCTGCTCAAAAGAACCATAAGGCCAAACTCCGCCAGGCAGCATCTGCTATTCCTGGAGTACAATTCAGAAGTCTTGTCGATGAAGAAGGGGATACGGCGACATTTTTTGCATTTATCATGGAGAGCAGTGAGCAGTGTCAGAGAATAAATGCTATCCTGAAAGAAAGTGGGGTTGGCGCAATTAATTTCAGTGAAAACAGCTGGCATTTTTATCCAAGCTGGGAACACCTTATGAAAGGATCAACAATTACCGCATCCGGATGGCCCTTTGCAGAACCAGGCGGTAAACGTCGCGTAGTTTACGACCCCAATTTACTTCCTCAATCAGCGGATATTATGTCAAGAACACTGGTGTACCCGGTATCTGTGAAAATGAGCGATGAGCAGTTGAAAAAGATGTGCGATGCTCTTGGAAGGGCAGCAACTGCCTGA
- a CDS encoding type II toxin-antitoxin system RelE/ParE family toxin, which translates to MDKYRVYFMPDAIKDLEDIYLYIVEQSGFPERAWNYMERLKSKCQELETFPIRGQLRSDLMDGLRIYPLDNKAVAAFLVDEADSTVQILNVFYGGRHYEALIDS; encoded by the coding sequence ATGGATAAATATCGTGTCTATTTTATGCCGGATGCGATCAAGGACCTAGAAGATATTTATCTTTATATAGTTGAGCAAAGTGGTTTCCCCGAAAGGGCTTGGAACTATATGGAAAGGCTCAAGTCCAAGTGTCAGGAGCTAGAAACTTTTCCAATAAGAGGTCAATTGCGAAGTGATCTGATGGACGGGTTAAGAATTTATCCTCTTGATAACAAAGCTGTTGCAGCATTCCTTGTAGATGAGGCAGATTCGACGGTACAGATTCTAAATGTTTTTTATGGAGGGCGGCATTATGAAGCCCTCATTGATTCGTGA
- the panD gene encoding aspartate 1-decarboxylase encodes MERQMLRAKLHKATITEADLNYEGSLTIDRELLDAVGIVPFERVKVYNINNGERFDTYAIEGKAGSGVIGLNGAAARKGMVGDLIIIVTFGFYSPQDLETYHPVIALLDKNNRIKEMLTK; translated from the coding sequence ATGGAGCGTCAAATGCTCAGGGCCAAGTTACACAAGGCCACTATTACTGAAGCAGATCTTAATTATGAAGGTAGTCTTACCATTGACCGTGAACTTCTCGATGCTGTAGGAATAGTGCCCTTCGAGCGGGTAAAGGTCTATAATATAAATAATGGGGAGCGTTTTGACACCTATGCTATTGAAGGGAAAGCCGGATCTGGTGTTATTGGTCTGAATGGTGCTGCTGCCCGTAAAGGGATGGTTGGCGATTTGATCATTATTGTAACCTTTGGATTCTACTCACCACAGGATCTTGAAACCTATCATCCTGTTATTGCATTGCTTGATAAAAACAATAGAATCAAAGAAATGCTCACCAAATAA
- the xseA gene encoding exodeoxyribonuclease VII large subunit → MINQEADQMYSVTSLTRKLKNLVEMKFRFVKVEGEISNLKRPFSGHLYFTLKDDGAQLKGVLFKGQSRYLEKPLEDGQQVICHGRISVYEPRGDYQLVVDSVDFQGSGMLQLQFEKLKKQLQGEGLFAQERKRSLPRFPREIVLLTSPSGAAVHDFLKIWRKRHFPTTVSIYPVPVQGKEAAAAIVKALDILNVVRPHTDIVVLCRGGGSLEDLWPFNEEILARAIAQSTIPVVSAIGHEVDFTISDFCADLRAPTPTAAAEMIIPDGIALQETVGRMQRILTRTVFGILEDYQYRINQNRRLLGDMDFLFTNYSLRLDHASLKLVTLIKKVISNRSVICDEFYAKLHHNSPVAKVQLQEQHLHFAAAKLSYLFRTLVADKEAALGRQASLLDAVSPLATMSRGYSITNKIDTKSGKKTLIRNSGQLKIDDRLEIRFHRGKVECGVTHVTDE, encoded by the coding sequence ATGATCAATCAAGAAGCAGACCAGATGTATTCCGTCACTTCACTCACCAGAAAACTTAAAAATCTGGTTGAAATGAAGTTTCGTTTTGTTAAGGTGGAAGGGGAAATTTCGAACCTTAAACGACCATTTTCAGGGCATTTGTACTTCACCTTAAAGGATGATGGTGCCCAGCTCAAAGGTGTACTTTTTAAGGGACAATCCCGCTATCTTGAAAAACCTCTTGAAGATGGACAACAGGTCATATGCCATGGCCGCATCTCAGTTTACGAACCACGAGGTGACTACCAGCTCGTGGTAGACAGTGTTGATTTTCAAGGGAGTGGAATGCTGCAGCTCCAATTTGAAAAACTCAAAAAACAGCTGCAGGGTGAAGGACTTTTTGCTCAGGAGAGGAAACGAAGTCTTCCCAGATTCCCAAGGGAGATTGTGTTGCTCACTTCCCCTAGTGGTGCTGCCGTCCATGATTTTCTAAAAATATGGCGCAAGCGGCATTTTCCTACCACTGTGAGTATTTACCCCGTGCCTGTTCAGGGAAAAGAGGCAGCAGCAGCGATTGTCAAAGCCCTGGACATACTCAATGTTGTCCGTCCACACACAGATATCGTGGTGCTTTGTCGTGGTGGAGGATCCCTCGAGGATCTCTGGCCCTTTAATGAGGAAATTCTGGCAAGGGCAATTGCACAATCCACCATCCCGGTTGTATCAGCTATAGGACATGAGGTGGATTTCACAATAAGTGACTTCTGTGCCGATCTGAGAGCGCCAACACCTACGGCTGCTGCGGAAATGATAATCCCTGACGGTATTGCACTACAGGAAACAGTTGGACGTATGCAACGGATACTCACCAGAACTGTTTTTGGAATATTGGAAGACTATCAGTACCGGATCAATCAAAACCGTAGATTGCTTGGAGACATGGATTTTCTCTTCACCAATTATTCTCTTCGTCTTGATCACGCATCTCTTAAGCTTGTTACCCTGATAAAAAAAGTAATCAGTAACAGGAGTGTTATCTGTGACGAATTTTACGCAAAACTTCATCACAATTCACCGGTGGCAAAGGTACAACTTCAGGAACAACATCTTCATTTTGCTGCAGCAAAACTCTCCTATCTGTTCCGGACTTTAGTTGCGGACAAAGAGGCAGCGTTAGGCCGGCAGGCATCATTGCTTGATGCGGTCAGTCCACTGGCAACGATGTCGAGAGGATATTCCATCACAAATAAAATTGATACAAAATCTGGAAAAAAAACACTTATCAGAAATAGTGGACAGCTTAAAATTGACGACAGACTGGAAATTCGGTTTCACAGAGGAAAAGTAGAGTGCGGAGTGACCCATGTAACTGATGAATAA